From Streptomyces sp. TLI_053, a single genomic window includes:
- a CDS encoding ACT domain-containing protein: MAGERDLATLLRDLRPELNPGRYVYCTLPTKVPAGLRPVATVAEPEGVTVVVAQEEADALGLRYEYVAAWITLRIHSALEAVGLTAAVATRLAEEGLSCNVVAGYHHDHLFVAADDAERVLHALKELSARPA, encoded by the coding sequence ATGGCCGGAGAACGAGACCTCGCAACACTGCTGCGCGACCTGCGCCCCGAGCTCAACCCGGGGCGGTACGTCTACTGCACGCTCCCCACCAAGGTGCCCGCCGGACTGCGGCCGGTCGCCACGGTCGCCGAACCCGAGGGGGTGACGGTGGTGGTGGCCCAGGAGGAGGCGGACGCCCTGGGCCTGCGCTACGAGTACGTGGCCGCCTGGATCACCCTGCGGATCCACTCCGCCCTGGAGGCCGTCGGACTGACCGCCGCCGTCGCCACCCGGCTCGCCGAGGAGGGACTCAGCTGCAACGTGGTGGCCGGCTACCACCACGACCACCTCTTCGTCGCCGCCGACGACGCCGAGCGCGTCCTGCACGCCCTGAAGGAGCTCTCCGCCCGCCCCGCATGA
- a CDS encoding PadR family transcriptional regulator: MRPGRFRGEGGPGGCRPGPEFAGAPGERFEGRGAFGPFGPPFGGGGPGGRPGPPWARGGFGGPPPWVRGRRGGRARRGDVRASLLALLKERPMHGYEMIAEIAERSGGAWRPSPGSVYPTLQLLEEEGLVTAEEVGGKRLVQLTEAGRTEAEAGPDEPWAEAGQEVDWAAVQEVGQALGAVEQAVRQVMATGTEAQRAKGLEVLNEARKKLYLILAEDA, from the coding sequence ATGCGCCCAGGACGATTCCGTGGAGAAGGCGGGCCCGGCGGTTGCCGCCCGGGTCCGGAGTTCGCCGGTGCACCCGGCGAGAGGTTCGAGGGCCGGGGGGCGTTCGGCCCCTTCGGGCCGCCTTTCGGCGGCGGCGGGCCGGGCGGACGCCCGGGTCCGCCGTGGGCCCGGGGCGGCTTCGGCGGGCCGCCGCCGTGGGTGCGCGGACGGCGCGGCGGGCGGGCCCGGCGCGGGGACGTGCGTGCCTCGCTGCTGGCGCTGCTCAAGGAGCGGCCGATGCACGGCTACGAGATGATCGCCGAGATCGCCGAGCGCTCGGGCGGGGCCTGGCGGCCCAGTCCCGGTTCGGTCTACCCCACCCTCCAGCTGCTGGAGGAGGAGGGCCTGGTCACGGCGGAGGAGGTCGGCGGCAAGCGGCTGGTCCAGCTCACCGAGGCGGGCCGGACCGAGGCCGAGGCCGGACCGGACGAGCCGTGGGCCGAGGCCGGCCAGGAGGTCGACTGGGCCGCGGTCCAGGAGGTCGGCCAGGCGCTGGGCGCGGTGGAGCAGGCCGTCCGTCAGGTCATGGCGACGGGTACCGAGGCGCAGCGCGCCAAGGGCCTGGAGGTGCTCAACGAGGCCCGCAAGAAGCTGTACCTGATCCTGGCCGAGGACGCCTGA
- a CDS encoding bifunctional DNA primase/polymerase has product MESGGRWTAWWQKRDRERARSAAPDTPAARLDQLLGAVRAGFPLAPAAHPAGYRCSCDRVACPAPAQHPVSFAWQTQATTDPEQLARWLSRDPLANFVTATGRAHDVLDVPAEAGRLALDRLTALGVEGPVAAVGEDRYLFFTATRGTPVDEDEWWPSALDSTPDTMSEHPGLRWHCRGSYTLLPPAALPDGSEVRWLRGPEQPLPDPLRVLDVLTDACTEVGAVAEEQWLIG; this is encoded by the coding sequence ATGGAATCCGGCGGCAGGTGGACGGCCTGGTGGCAGAAGCGGGATCGTGAGCGGGCCCGGTCGGCGGCACCCGACACCCCCGCCGCCAGACTGGACCAACTGCTCGGCGCGGTCCGCGCCGGGTTCCCGCTCGCTCCCGCCGCGCATCCGGCCGGGTACCGCTGTTCCTGCGACCGGGTGGCCTGTCCGGCCCCGGCCCAGCACCCGGTCTCCTTCGCCTGGCAGACGCAGGCCACCACCGACCCGGAGCAGCTCGCCCGCTGGCTCTCCCGCGACCCGCTGGCCAACTTCGTCACCGCCACCGGCCGCGCCCACGACGTACTGGACGTCCCGGCCGAGGCCGGGCGGCTCGCGCTGGACCGGCTGACCGCGCTCGGCGTCGAGGGCCCGGTGGCCGCGGTCGGCGAGGACCGCTACCTGTTCTTCACCGCCACCAGGGGCACCCCGGTGGACGAGGACGAGTGGTGGCCGAGTGCCCTGGACTCCACGCCCGATACCATGTCGGAGCACCCCGGCCTGCGCTGGCACTGCCGCGGCTCGTACACCCTGCTGCCGCCGGCCGCGCTGCCGGACGGCTCGGAGGTGCGGTGGCTGCGGGGGCCGGAGCAGCCCCTGCCGGACCCGCTGCGCGTCCTGGACGTGCTGACCGACGCCTGCACCGAGGTGGGCGCGGTGGCCGAGGAGCAGTGGCTGATCGGCTGA
- the map gene encoding type I methionyl aminopeptidase, which translates to MALVPGIQSPIRKVPAHIPRPEYVGKPAPTPYTGPEVQTAETIEKMRIAGGIAARAMAEAAKLIAPGVTTDALDAVAHAYMCDHGAYPSDLGYRGFPKSVCTSINEVICHGIPDSTVLQDGDIVNIDATAYIHGVHGDLNATYLVGDVDEESRLLVERTRESLDRAIKAVKPGRLINVIGRVIESYAKRFDYGVVRDFTGHGINTSFHSGLIVPHYDSERATEVIKPGMTFTIEPMLTLGTYDYEIWPDGWTVVTKDRKRTAQFEHTLVVTADGAEVLTLP; encoded by the coding sequence ATGGCACTCGTACCCGGCATCCAGTCACCCATCCGCAAGGTCCCGGCGCACATCCCGCGCCCCGAGTACGTCGGGAAGCCCGCGCCGACGCCGTACACCGGGCCCGAGGTGCAGACCGCCGAGACGATCGAGAAGATGCGGATCGCCGGCGGGATCGCCGCCCGGGCGATGGCCGAGGCGGCGAAGCTGATCGCGCCCGGCGTCACCACGGACGCGCTGGACGCGGTCGCGCACGCGTACATGTGCGACCACGGGGCCTACCCGTCCGACCTCGGCTACCGGGGCTTCCCCAAGTCGGTCTGCACCTCGATCAACGAGGTCATCTGCCACGGCATCCCCGACTCGACCGTCCTCCAGGACGGCGACATCGTCAACATCGACGCCACCGCCTACATCCACGGGGTGCACGGCGACCTCAACGCCACCTACCTGGTCGGCGACGTGGACGAGGAGTCCCGGCTGCTGGTCGAGCGGACCAGGGAGTCGCTGGACCGGGCGATCAAGGCGGTCAAGCCGGGGCGCCTGATCAACGTGATCGGACGGGTCATCGAGTCCTACGCCAAGCGCTTCGACTACGGCGTGGTCCGGGACTTCACCGGCCACGGCATCAACACGTCGTTCCACTCCGGCCTGATCGTCCCGCACTACGACAGCGAGCGGGCCACCGAGGTCATCAAGCCGGGCATGACCTTCACCATCGAGCCGATGCTCACCCTGGGCACCTACGACTACGAGATCTGGCCGGACGGCTGGACCGTCGTCACCAAGGACCGCAAGCGCACCGCCCAGTTCGAGCACACCCTGGTGGTCACGGCGGACGGCGCGGAGGTCCTCACCCTCCCGTAG
- a CDS encoding MFS transporter: MNEAVPSPSGRVRSLLRTVAPDLTPWRSSREFRLLWLSGCVTGFGSFLTYVAVPMQIKELTDSSVAVGLVGAFELVPLIVFGLWGGALADALDRRRLVLFAEAGLGLLSVLLLVNALLPTPVLWPIYLVAALVAAADGLQRPSLDALTPRIVPHDQLTAAFALNSLYRNAASVAGPTLAGVVVTFAGVQTAYALDVVTFGASLLLLSRIRAVPPPSGAEKPSVRAVLTGVRYAWSRKDLLGTYAIDLCAMLFAFPVAIFPFLAAELDAGWALGPMYAASAVGALLVSVTGGWTSRIHRHGRLLLFAALGWGAAIALAGLVGSVWLVLLFLALAGGADQISGIARSTLWNQSIPDSVRGRMAGVELLSYSVGPQLGQVRAGGMAGLVGVRASVWVGGVACVVGVLALATALPRLLSYDDRTDPHAAAVRAEHEQAAAERDRAAADRATGPVPSEESPATA, from the coding sequence GTGAACGAAGCCGTCCCGTCCCCGAGCGGCCGGGTGAGATCCCTGCTGCGCACGGTCGCTCCCGACCTGACCCCCTGGCGCTCCTCCCGGGAGTTCCGCCTGCTGTGGCTCTCCGGCTGTGTCACCGGCTTCGGCAGCTTCCTCACCTACGTCGCCGTGCCGATGCAGATCAAGGAGCTGACCGACTCCTCGGTCGCGGTCGGCCTGGTCGGCGCCTTCGAGCTGGTCCCGCTGATCGTCTTCGGCCTCTGGGGCGGCGCCCTCGCCGACGCCCTGGACCGCCGGCGCCTGGTGCTGTTCGCCGAGGCGGGCCTCGGTCTGCTCAGCGTCCTGCTGCTGGTCAACGCGCTGCTGCCGACCCCCGTGCTGTGGCCGATCTACCTGGTGGCCGCGCTGGTCGCCGCCGCCGACGGCCTGCAGCGCCCGTCGCTGGACGCGCTCACCCCCCGGATCGTCCCGCACGACCAGCTGACCGCCGCCTTCGCGCTGAACTCCCTCTACCGCAACGCCGCCTCGGTGGCCGGTCCGACCCTGGCCGGCGTCGTGGTCACCTTCGCCGGGGTGCAGACCGCGTACGCGCTGGACGTGGTCACCTTCGGCGCCTCGCTGCTGCTGCTCTCCCGGATCCGGGCGGTGCCGCCGCCCAGCGGCGCCGAGAAGCCCTCGGTGCGGGCGGTCCTCACCGGCGTCCGCTACGCGTGGAGCCGCAAGGACCTGCTCGGCACCTACGCGATAGACCTGTGCGCGATGCTGTTCGCCTTCCCGGTGGCGATCTTCCCGTTCCTGGCCGCCGAGCTGGACGCCGGCTGGGCGCTCGGCCCGATGTACGCCGCCTCCGCGGTCGGCGCCCTGCTGGTCTCGGTGACCGGCGGCTGGACGTCCCGGATCCACCGGCACGGCCGACTGCTGCTGTTCGCGGCGCTCGGCTGGGGCGCGGCGATCGCCCTGGCCGGACTGGTCGGTTCGGTCTGGCTGGTGCTGCTCTTCCTGGCCCTGGCCGGCGGCGCCGACCAGATCAGCGGGATCGCCCGCTCCACGCTGTGGAACCAGTCGATCCCGGACTCGGTGCGCGGCCGGATGGCCGGCGTCGAGCTGCTCAGCTACTCGGTCGGGCCGCAGCTCGGCCAGGTCCGGGCGGGCGGCATGGCCGGACTGGTCGGCGTCCGGGCCTCGGTGTGGGTCGGCGGCGTGGCCTGTGTGGTGGGCGTGCTCGCGCTCGCCACCGCGCTGCCCCGGCTGCTGTCCTACGACGACCGCACCGATCCGCACGCGGCCGCCGTCCGCGCCGAGCACGAGCAGGCGGCGGCGGAACGGGACCGGGCCGCGGCGGACCGGGCGACGGGGCCCGTCCCGTCCGAGGAGAGCCCCGCCACCGCCTAG
- the npdG gene encoding NADPH-dependent F420 reductase → MTSLDSATNPAHELPDVSQLVVGVLGGTGDQGRGLALRLAKAGQQVIIGSRDAARAQASADAIGLGVRGADNAATARESDIVIVAVPWDGHAATLTALREELAGKIVVDCVNPLGFDKQGAFALVPEEGSAAQQAAALLPDSRVTAAFHHLSAVLLQDESIERIDTDVMVLGEERAATDIVQALAGRIPGMRGIFAGRLRNAHQVESLVANLISVNRRYKAHAGLRITDV, encoded by the coding sequence ATGACTTCCCTCGATTCAGCGACAAACCCGGCCCACGAGTTGCCGGACGTCTCGCAGCTGGTGGTCGGCGTCCTCGGTGGCACCGGCGACCAGGGGCGGGGGCTGGCCCTGCGGCTGGCCAAGGCCGGCCAGCAGGTGATCATCGGCTCGCGCGACGCGGCCCGCGCGCAGGCCTCGGCGGACGCGATCGGCCTGGGGGTGCGCGGCGCCGACAACGCCGCCACCGCCCGGGAGAGCGACATCGTCATCGTGGCCGTGCCGTGGGACGGGCACGCCGCCACCCTCACCGCCCTCCGCGAGGAGCTGGCCGGCAAGATCGTGGTGGACTGCGTCAACCCGCTCGGCTTCGACAAGCAGGGCGCCTTCGCGCTCGTCCCGGAGGAGGGCAGCGCCGCCCAGCAGGCCGCCGCCCTGCTGCCGGACTCCCGGGTGACCGCGGCCTTCCACCACCTCTCGGCGGTGCTGCTGCAGGACGAGTCGATCGAGCGGATCGACACCGACGTCATGGTGCTCGGCGAGGAGCGCGCCGCCACCGACATCGTGCAGGCGCTGGCCGGCCGGATCCCGGGCATGCGCGGCATCTTCGCCGGCCGGCTGCGCAACGCCCACCAGGTGGAGTCCCTGGTGGCGAACCTGATCTCGGTCAACCGCCGCTACAAGGCGCACGCGGGTCTGCGGATCACCGACGTCTGA
- a CDS encoding site-2 protease family protein, with translation MTFAATQRSRSEDRRISPVFWVLLAIFATSAVAVFQGYGNARFGIFLFVVAGWMVSLCLHEYAHARTALHGGDISVGAKGYLTLNPFKYANALLSFVLPIVFVLLGGIGLPGGAVWIERHRVHGRLKHSLISAAGPLVNLLAAVLLLVPVGAGWLDDPAVHAVWNGYELDVSPLALALGFLGMLQLSATLLNLLPVPGLDGYGIVEPWLSAKTRRTIEPFAPYGMLAVFALLWQPEINHWFFEVVYGAMDLVGVDRAYAQVGHELFMFWKN, from the coding sequence ATGACCTTCGCCGCCACGCAGCGCTCACGCAGCGAGGACCGCCGGATCAGCCCGGTGTTCTGGGTCCTGCTCGCGATCTTCGCCACCTCCGCGGTGGCGGTGTTCCAGGGCTACGGCAACGCCCGGTTCGGGATTTTCCTGTTCGTGGTGGCCGGCTGGATGGTCTCGCTCTGCCTGCACGAGTACGCGCACGCGCGCACCGCGCTGCACGGCGGCGACATCAGCGTCGGCGCCAAGGGCTACCTGACCCTCAACCCGTTCAAGTACGCCAACGCCCTGCTCAGCTTCGTGCTGCCGATCGTCTTCGTCCTGCTCGGCGGCATCGGCCTGCCCGGCGGGGCGGTCTGGATCGAGCGGCACCGGGTGCACGGCCGGCTCAAGCACAGCCTGATCTCGGCCGCCGGGCCGCTGGTGAACCTGCTCGCCGCGGTGCTGCTGCTGGTACCGGTCGGCGCGGGCTGGCTGGACGACCCCGCGGTGCACGCGGTCTGGAACGGCTACGAGCTGGACGTCTCGCCGCTGGCGCTCGCGCTGGGCTTCCTCGGCATGCTGCAGCTGAGCGCGACCCTGCTCAACCTGCTGCCGGTGCCCGGCCTGGACGGCTACGGGATCGTCGAGCCCTGGCTGTCGGCCAAGACCCGGCGGACGATCGAGCCGTTCGCGCCGTACGGCATGCTGGCCGTCTTCGCGCTGCTCTGGCAGCCGGAGATCAACCACTGGTTCTTCGAGGTCGTGTACGGGGCGATGGACCTGGTGGGCGTCGACCGGGCCTACGCGCAGGTGGGCCACGAGCTGTTCATGTTCTGGAAGAACTGA
- a CDS encoding BTAD domain-containing putative transcriptional regulator: MHYGILGTTTAHHDDGTPVPLGGARLRALLAALALRQGRPVPADLLVDEVWDAEPPQDASAALQTLVGRLRRTIGRDRVGSGPAGYWLTDPATDLAEFQRLAGEGSRALEQGDHVSAAERLTAALSLWRGPALADLPDRGGPATRLEAQREEARRHRITAELGLGRAAGLVAELAELCEGRPLDEPLQYLMVRALHESGRTAEALRHYENTRRALADELGVDPGHRLRSLHAELLSPAEPVGPAAESTPGAESDPSAAAAPAAAPAPAPPARAPGNLRGRLTSFVGRENDLAALRSVLATSRLVTLTGPGGSGKTRLSVEAGRLEQGAGHWPDGVWVAELAPVERPDAVPGAVVSALGLRATVLHTGASMVAEVIEGRTDDPVRRLIEHCGRRRMLLVLDNCEHLIQSAADLADTLLTECPGLTVLATSREPLGVPGETVLPVEPLPDPVALRLLTERAAAARPGFDPLSDPEACAEICRRLDGLPLAIELAAARLRVMTARQIADRLDSRFALLTAGSRTLLPRQQTLRAVVDWSWDLLGKQERAVLRRLAVFAGGWTLESAESVCSDGAEVPREEVADLLLSLVDKSLLVADLDGDGPPRYRMLETIHEYTDERLAEAEETADTGGRHVEYFRELVRGADLRVHGPEQLHWLAVLEREHDNIRAALRRAVRRRDEGEALVLALGMSWYWSLRGYSQEARRWYDAVLSIGPDPFDSDARPVPLDRHVLEYPVPMPPEALAEARRAIVIYRLISMFEGNLDVLADRDAVAIARKVTEAYRRDLPQSYRFPGLMRVFGAFLIGQLDAMRDLLDDAVAGCRVHGNASDLAFILQIRAKMMNDWPGGAEQSTLDGEESLELYRRAGDRWGMSQALSARGESLANQGRSAEAVEAYRRAIELAEELGAPQEVPMLQVHLGSAMLDSDLEAGERQIRAALDGIEPGDNQATNGALLFGHLMLCGINVQREDFARALAELDVLRWTRIGAFAPDVVGGMLTVTRGWITARAGDPDLGRELVSEGWQLMRSVPAAASGFVEQMSVMMLPPVVGLLEAFARRDGDLERARLAAVLFGAHAGMNGPKGGYLDRVERERAEKVLRGLLGDAEFEAAAAEGRTMSMAETNAMLDRLVH, from the coding sequence GTGCACTACGGCATCCTCGGCACCACCACGGCCCATCACGACGACGGCACCCCGGTCCCGCTCGGCGGTGCCCGGCTGCGCGCCCTGCTCGCCGCGCTGGCACTGCGCCAGGGGCGGCCGGTGCCGGCCGACCTGCTGGTCGACGAGGTGTGGGACGCCGAGCCGCCGCAGGACGCGTCGGCCGCGCTCCAGACCCTGGTCGGCCGGCTGCGCCGGACCATCGGCCGCGACCGGGTCGGCTCCGGCCCGGCCGGCTACTGGCTGACCGACCCGGCCACCGACCTCGCCGAGTTCCAGCGGCTGGCCGGGGAGGGCAGCCGGGCGCTGGAGCAGGGCGACCACGTGTCCGCCGCCGAGCGGCTGACCGCCGCGCTCTCGCTGTGGCGCGGCCCGGCGCTCGCCGACCTGCCGGACCGCGGCGGTCCGGCGACCAGGCTGGAGGCGCAGCGCGAGGAGGCCCGCCGGCACCGGATCACCGCCGAGCTCGGCCTCGGCCGGGCGGCCGGGCTGGTGGCCGAGCTCGCCGAGCTGTGCGAGGGCCGGCCGCTGGACGAGCCGCTGCAGTACCTGATGGTCCGGGCGCTGCACGAGTCCGGCCGGACGGCCGAGGCGCTGCGCCACTACGAGAACACCAGACGCGCCCTGGCGGACGAACTGGGCGTCGATCCCGGGCACCGGCTCCGGTCGCTGCACGCCGAGCTGCTGAGCCCGGCCGAGCCGGTCGGACCGGCGGCGGAGAGCACCCCGGGCGCGGAGTCCGATCCGTCGGCAGCAGCGGCACCGGCAGCGGCACCGGCCCCGGCACCGCCCGCCCGCGCGCCCGGCAATCTGCGCGGCCGGCTGACCAGCTTCGTCGGCCGGGAGAACGACCTCGCCGCCCTGCGCTCCGTCCTGGCCACCAGCCGGCTGGTCACCCTCACCGGCCCCGGCGGCTCCGGCAAGACCCGGCTGTCGGTCGAGGCCGGCCGCCTGGAGCAGGGCGCCGGGCACTGGCCGGACGGCGTCTGGGTGGCCGAGCTGGCCCCGGTGGAGCGCCCGGACGCGGTGCCGGGCGCGGTGGTGTCGGCGCTCGGCCTGCGCGCGACCGTCCTGCACACCGGCGCCAGCATGGTCGCCGAGGTGATCGAGGGCCGCACCGACGACCCGGTGCGCCGGCTGATCGAGCACTGCGGGCGCCGCCGGATGCTGCTCGTCCTGGACAACTGCGAGCACCTGATCCAGTCCGCCGCCGACCTCGCGGACACCCTGCTCACCGAGTGCCCGGGGCTGACCGTGCTGGCCACCAGCCGGGAGCCGCTGGGGGTGCCGGGCGAGACCGTGCTGCCGGTCGAGCCGCTGCCGGACCCGGTGGCGCTGCGGCTGCTGACCGAGCGGGCCGCCGCCGCCCGCCCCGGCTTCGACCCGCTCAGCGACCCGGAGGCCTGCGCCGAGATCTGCCGCCGGCTGGACGGGCTGCCGCTCGCCATCGAACTGGCCGCCGCCCGGCTCCGGGTGATGACCGCCCGGCAGATCGCCGACCGGCTGGACAGCCGGTTCGCGCTGCTCACCGCGGGCAGCCGGACCCTGCTGCCGCGCCAGCAGACGCTGCGCGCGGTGGTCGACTGGAGCTGGGACCTGCTCGGCAAGCAGGAGCGCGCGGTGCTGCGCCGGCTGGCGGTGTTCGCGGGCGGCTGGACCCTGGAGTCGGCCGAGTCGGTCTGCTCGGACGGGGCCGAGGTGCCCCGCGAGGAGGTCGCCGACCTGCTGCTCTCGCTGGTCGACAAGTCCCTGCTGGTGGCCGACCTGGACGGGGACGGGCCGCCGCGCTACCGGATGCTGGAGACCATCCACGAGTACACGGACGAGCGGCTGGCCGAGGCGGAGGAGACCGCCGACACCGGGGGCCGGCACGTCGAGTACTTCCGCGAGCTGGTCCGCGGCGCCGACCTCCGTGTGCACGGGCCCGAGCAGCTGCACTGGCTGGCGGTGCTGGAGCGCGAGCACGACAACATCCGGGCGGCGCTGCGCCGCGCCGTCCGCCGCCGGGACGAGGGCGAGGCGCTGGTCCTGGCGCTGGGCATGAGCTGGTACTGGTCGCTGCGCGGCTACAGCCAGGAGGCCCGCCGCTGGTACGACGCCGTGCTGTCGATCGGCCCGGACCCGTTCGACTCCGATGCCCGTCCGGTGCCGCTGGACCGGCACGTGCTGGAGTACCCGGTCCCGATGCCGCCGGAGGCGCTCGCGGAGGCCCGCCGGGCGATCGTCATCTACCGGCTGATCAGCATGTTCGAGGGCAATCTCGACGTCCTGGCGGACCGGGACGCGGTCGCCATCGCCCGCAAGGTCACCGAGGCCTACCGCCGGGACCTGCCGCAGTCCTACCGCTTCCCCGGGCTGATGCGGGTCTTCGGCGCCTTCCTGATCGGCCAGCTGGACGCCATGCGGGACCTGCTGGACGACGCGGTGGCGGGCTGCCGGGTGCACGGCAACGCGAGCGACCTGGCGTTCATCCTGCAGATCCGGGCCAAGATGATGAACGACTGGCCGGGCGGGGCCGAGCAGAGCACCCTGGACGGCGAGGAGTCGCTGGAGCTGTACCGCCGGGCCGGCGACCGCTGGGGGATGTCCCAGGCGCTGTCCGCGCGCGGCGAGTCGCTGGCCAACCAGGGCCGCTCGGCGGAGGCGGTGGAGGCGTACCGCCGGGCGATCGAGCTGGCCGAGGAGCTGGGGGCGCCGCAGGAGGTACCGATGCTCCAGGTGCACCTGGGGTCGGCGATGCTGGACAGTGACCTCGAGGCGGGGGAGCGGCAGATCCGGGCGGCACTGGACGGGATCGAGCCGGGGGACAACCAGGCGACCAACGGCGCGCTGCTGTTCGGTCATCTGATGCTCTGCGGCATCAACGTGCAGCGCGAGGATTTCGCGCGGGCCCTGGCCGAGCTGGACGTGCTCCGGTGGACCAGGATCGGCGCGTTCGCCCCGGACGTGGTGGGCGGGATGCTGACGGTCACCCGGGGCTGGATCACCGCCCGGGCGGGCGATCCCGACCTCGGGCGGGAGCTGGTCAGCGAGGGGTGGCAGCTGATGCGCTCGGTGCCGGCCGCGGCGAGCGGTTTCGTGGAGCAGATGTCGGTGATGATGCTGCCTCCGGTGGTCGGGCTGCTGGAGGCCTTCGCCCGGCGGGACGGCGACCTGGAGCGGGCCCGGCTGGCCGCGGTGCTGTTCGGCGCGCACGCGGGGATGAACGGGCCGAAGGGCGGCTACCTCGACCGGGTCGAGCGCGAGCGGGCCGAGAAGGTGCTGCGCGGACTGCTCGGCGACGCGGAGTTCGAGGCGGCGGCCGCCGAGGGGCGGACGATGTCGATGGCGGAGACCAACGCCATGCTCGACCGGCTGGTGCACTGA
- a CDS encoding ABC transporter permease translates to MTTATLAPARAEEGRIGLPGHLRHVGALTRRNLMRIKADPESMFDAVLMPVIFTVLFVYVFGGAISGGQDAYKQYMIPGLLGQTGITLAMAVGTGLNSDFQTGVMDRFRTLPIGRSSVLLSKIAAETCRALLSFTILIVFALVLGFELKGGFLELLAAVGLSLLFGMSIVWISMLLGMALRSAQAVQGVAMLVLMPMQFGSSIFAPTDTMPGWLQAFTKVNPLSALADACRALMNGQGAVAHPVLIVLAWSVGITAVFAPLAVARFRKRT, encoded by the coding sequence ATGACCACCGCCACACTCGCCCCCGCCCGGGCCGAGGAGGGCCGGATCGGCCTGCCCGGCCACCTGCGGCACGTCGGCGCGCTGACCCGCCGCAACCTGATGCGGATCAAGGCCGACCCGGAGTCGATGTTCGACGCCGTGCTGATGCCGGTCATCTTCACCGTGCTCTTCGTCTACGTCTTCGGCGGCGCCATCTCCGGCGGCCAGGACGCCTACAAGCAGTACATGATCCCCGGCCTGCTCGGGCAGACCGGCATCACCCTGGCGATGGCCGTCGGCACCGGCCTCAACAGCGACTTCCAGACCGGGGTGATGGACCGGTTCCGGACCCTGCCGATCGGCCGCTCCTCGGTCCTGCTCTCCAAGATCGCCGCGGAGACCTGCCGGGCCCTGCTCTCGTTCACCATCCTGATCGTCTTCGCGCTGGTCCTCGGCTTCGAGCTGAAGGGCGGCTTCCTGGAGCTGCTCGCCGCGGTCGGACTCTCGCTGCTGTTCGGCATGTCCATCGTGTGGATCTCGATGCTGCTGGGCATGGCGCTGCGCAGCGCCCAGGCCGTCCAGGGGGTCGCCATGCTGGTCCTGATGCCGATGCAGTTCGGCAGTTCGATCTTCGCCCCGACCGACACCATGCCGGGCTGGCTCCAGGCCTTCACCAAGGTCAACCCGCTGTCCGCGCTGGCCGACGCCTGCCGGGCCCTGATGAACGGCCAGGGCGCCGTGGCGCACCCGGTGCTGATCGTGCTGGCCTGGTCGGTCGGCATCACCGCGGTCTTCGCGCCGCTCGCCGTCGCCCGCTTCCGCAAGCGGACCTGA
- a CDS encoding ATP-binding cassette domain-containing protein, with protein sequence MTRISTAPNDRGPAAGNAVEVRGIVKHFGSTKALDGVDLTVREGTVLGVLGPNGAGKTTLVRVLSTLIKPDAGTAFVGGYDVLRQPKQLRRTIGLTGQYASVDELLSGYENLYLIGRLLDLSSKDAKARATELLERFSLTEAAKRVAKTYSGGMRRRLDLAASMIGRPRVLYLDEPTTGLDPRTRNEVWDEVQRMVAEGATVLLTTQYMEEAEQLANELTVIDRGRVIAAGGIAELKAQVGGRTLQVRPTDPAALPAMARCLHDTGIATATFSADTGLLSVPLTAEEQLTAVIGALGGRGFGIADIDTKLPSLDEVFLAITGKPSDRPAAADTAPSLAKEPVA encoded by the coding sequence ATGACACGAATCTCCACCGCCCCGAACGACCGGGGGCCCGCCGCGGGGAACGCCGTCGAGGTCCGCGGCATCGTCAAGCACTTCGGCAGCACCAAGGCGCTCGACGGCGTCGACCTCACCGTGCGCGAGGGCACCGTCCTCGGCGTGCTCGGCCCCAACGGAGCCGGCAAGACCACCCTGGTCCGCGTCCTCTCCACCCTCATCAAGCCCGACGCCGGCACCGCCTTCGTCGGCGGCTACGACGTGCTGCGCCAGCCCAAGCAGCTGCGCCGCACCATCGGCCTCACCGGCCAGTACGCCTCCGTCGACGAGCTGCTCTCCGGCTACGAGAACCTCTACCTCATCGGCCGGCTGCTCGACCTCTCCAGCAAGGACGCCAAGGCGCGCGCCACCGAGCTGCTGGAGCGGTTCTCGCTCACCGAGGCCGCCAAGCGCGTCGCCAAGACCTACTCCGGCGGCATGCGCCGCCGCCTCGACCTGGCCGCCTCCATGATCGGCCGTCCCCGGGTCCTCTACTTGGACGAGCCCACCACCGGCCTGGACCCGCGCACCCGCAACGAGGTCTGGGACGAGGTGCAGCGGATGGTCGCCGAGGGCGCCACCGTGCTGCTCACCACCCAGTACATGGAGGAGGCCGAGCAGCTCGCCAACGAGCTGACCGTGATCGACCGGGGCCGGGTCATCGCGGCCGGCGGCATCGCGGAGCTCAAGGCCCAGGTCGGCGGCCGCACCCTCCAGGTCCGGCCCACCGACCCGGCCGCCCTGCCCGCGATGGCCCGCTGCCTGCACGACACCGGTATCGCCACCGCCACCTTCTCCGCCGACACCGGGCTGCTGTCGGTCCCGCTCACCGCCGAGGAGCAGCTGACCGCCGTGATCGGCGCCCTGGGCGGCCGGGGCTTCGGCATCGCCGACATCGACACCAAGCTGCCCAGCCTGGACGAGGTCTTCCTCGCCATCACCGGCAAGCCCTCGGACCGCCCGGCGGCCGCGGACACCGCCCCCAGCCTCGCCAAGGAGCCCGTCGCATGA